GTCTCTTTAGCGTGAGAAGAGAGACAGAGACTGCCCAGCGATTGGCTGGTCTGCAGGCGTCCGGCGGATGAAGGTGGGTAAAATGGATAGGCGAACCGGGCACCACCGTCCCCAATCCTTTTTATGTGGTTCTTATACCAAAGGGCCAACACCCCCATCGAATTCGTGCGTCGATTAGGCAACTGCATTGTCGCCTCGCCATTCTGGCGGAAAAATGCAGCAGTTTTGTCCAAGACCTCGCAACTGATGACCGGCAACCTGTCCGGCTAGGATCCGCTTGTCGTCGTTTCAGACCTTCACAAGCACCAAGCTGCGCGCGAGGCGCGGGCTGGTGCCGTGAGGTACGTTCGGCAGAAAGCTGGACCGGTGACCAGACGATCCGCTCGCTCAGAATGGCGGACGCCGAAACGGTCGGAGGAAGACAAGGGAGGCTGCCATGGTGGGAAGGCTGATTCAGACCACCAAATCGGCTTATCAGTATCCGTTGATTTTCAAGCAGCTGTGGCACACGCCGCGCGTGCAGGCACCGGATCAGGAGGTCGTCTACCGCGATTTGAAACGCTTCACCTATCTCCAGATCAAGGAGCGGATTGGTCGCCTCGCCTCAGCCCTGAGCAAAGCGGGTGTCGTGCCGGGTGACACCGTAGGTGTCCTCGACTGGGACAGTCACCGCTTTCTCGAAGCATTTTTCGCGATCCCGATGATGGGTGCGGTGTTACAGACAGTGAATGTCCGTCTGTCACCCGAACAGATCGCCTACACCATCGACCACGCGGGCGCCTCGACGCTTCTCGTCAATGATGAGTTCGTCGGATTGCTCGAGGGACTGAAGGCCCAGTTGCCGAAGGTCAAGCGGCTGATCGTGATGTCGGACCGACCTGCGCCGCAGACCGGCAGTCTATCGTTCATCGGTGAATATGAAAGCCTGCTTGCTGCGGCTGCACCTGACTACGACTTTCCCGATTTCGACGAGAACACCCAAGCGACCACCTTCTACACCACCGGAACGACCGGACTGCCGAAGGGGGTCTATTACAGCCACCGGCAACTCGTGCTGCACTCGATCTGCGGCTTGGCCCTGTTCGGTATGGCGGGCACGCAGGGCCGCTTCTCCCGCGACGACGTTTACATGCCGATTACGCCGATGTTTCACGTCCATGCCTGGGGATTCCCCTGGTCGGCGACACTCGCCGGGGTCAAGCAGGTCTATCCCGGGCGCTACGAGCCGGCGATGCTGGTCAAGCTGATCAAGAATGAGGGCGTCACCTTCACCCACGGCGTACCGACGATCCTGCAGATGCTGCTCGACGCGGCGGCTGCGGAAAATGTCGATTTGACGCGTCTCAAGATGGTGATTGGCGGTTCGGCCCTGCCGAAGGCGCTGGCAAAGCGGGCGCTTGCTGCGGGCATCGACATCTTCGCGGGCTACGGGATGTCGGAGACCGGTCCGCTTGCCGCGGTGTCCCACGTCCGATCAAAGGACCTGACCGGTGATCCGGACGGAGAGGTCGAGTTTCGCGCCAGGGCCGGTATCGCCGGGCCGTTGGTGGATCTGCGCATTGTGGATACCGACATGAAGAGCGTGCCGCATGACGGCAAGTCCGCCGGCGAGATCGTGCTGCGGGCGCCCTGGCTCACCCAGGGTTATTTCAACAATCCCGAGGGCTCGGAGCAACTCTGGGCCGGGGGTTACCTGCACACCAGCGATATCGCCGTGGTTGACGCCAACGGCTCGGTGCACATCACCGATCGCATCAAGGACGTGATCAAGACCGGCGGCGAATGGGTCTCGTCATTGCAGATCGAGGACCTGATCACGCAATGCGCCGGCGTTGCAGAGGCGGCCGTCATCGGCGTCAAGGACGAGAAATGGGGTGAGCGGCCGTGCGCGCTCGTGGTCAAGCGGTCGTCCGATATGAATAGCGTCAGCGATGCCGCCATCAAGGACCATCTCAAGGTGTTCGCCGACCAGGGCATCATCTCGAAATACGGCATTCCGCAGAAGATTCTGTTCATCGACAGCATCCCAAAGACCAGCGTCGGCAAGATCAACAAGAAAGAGCTGCGCGAACGATACGGCGACATGTAGCCGTTCGAACGCGACCGCGAGAAAATCAAGGAGGAAGAGATGGGCAACCTCACCCTTGCCGGATTGAACGAACGGGTCGGACAGGAGCTCGGCATGTCCGATTGGGTCACGATCGACCAGCCGCGCATTGACACGTTTGCGTCGTGCACCGGCGATCACCAATGGATTCATGTCGACGTCGAGAGGTCGAAGCGTGAAAGTCCGTTCCGCGGTCCGATCGCGCATGGCTATCTGACGCTGGCGATGGTGGCGCCGCTGGCGATGCAGATCGGCGTCATCCCGACCGATGCCGCCGCCGGACTGAATTACGGAATCGACAAGGTTCGCTTTCTGGCTCCGGTCCCGACCGGAGCGCGCGTCAGGCTGCGCGTTGTTCTCGCCGGGCTCGAGCCGAGAGAAGGCGGGCAGGTGATCATGAGGACCCAGAACACGCTGGAAGTGGAAGGATCGGAGAAGCCGGCTTTGGTGGCCGAGACGCTGGCGCTTCTGCTTCCAGCGGCGGGAGCGCGGCAATGAGCACGGATAATAGCGAGCCTCCAATGGAGGGGATCCCCGAAGAGGCATCCCGAAATACGCTGGCGCTCAATCCACTTGTCGGCATTCGGGGACAGGATCTCGTCGACAGCGCCGGCGTCCTGTTCAAGGCGATCGTCAATGAGCCGAAGGTCGCCGCCGAGCAATGGCTCTCCTTTCTGGGCGAACTCGGCTCGATCGTCGCCGGCAAGTCCGAGCGTGCGCCGGAGTCAGGCGACAGGCGCTTCTCCGATGCCACCTGGAAGGAGAGTGCGCTGCACGGCGGGATGCTCAAGGCCTATCTTGCCTGGGGCGATGCAGTCAGCGGCTTTGTCGACAAGACCAGCCTGAGCGACATCGACAAGACGCGGGCGCATCTGGTCACCGAAATCCTGATCGATGCCGTGGCTCCGACCAATGCGATGCTGACCAACCCGGCGGCGATGCGCAAATTCGTGGATAGCGGCGGCCGCAGCGTCTGGCTGGGATTGAAGAACTACTTCGATGACCTCACCAAGAACGGCGGCATGCCGTCGATGGTCGATCAAAGCGCGTTCAAGGTCGGAGAGAATCTTGCGACCACGCCGGGCGCGGTGGTGTTCCGCAACGAATTGCTGGAGTTGATACAGTATTCGCCGACGACACCGAATGTGCGAAAGCGGCCGTTGGTCATCACCCCGCCGCAGATCAACAAATATTACGCGTTGGATTTGTCGCCCGACAAGAGCATGGTGCGCTTCCTGCTCGACAGCGGCATTCAGGTATTCTGTGTGAGCTGGCGCAATCCCACAGCGGCGCATCGGGAATGGGGACTCGATACCTATGTCGCAGCGCTTGATGAAGCTGTCGACGCCGCCCGGGAGGTGACCGGCAGCGACGATATATCGATGATGGGATCCTGTTCCGGGGGCATCACTTCGACGGCTTATTTCGCGACACTTGGAAGTGCCGAGCAACAGAAGATCAGAAACATGGTGCTCGCGGTCTGCCTGCTCGATCCGAACACCGCCGACGAGAGCGCGTTCGGCTGCCTGATGACGCCGGAGACGATGCGCGCGGCCAAGGAAACCTCGCGGCTGCGCGGCATGGTCGACGGCCACGAACTGGCGCGAATGTTCGCGTGGATGAGGCCGAACGACCTGATCTGGAATTACTGGGTCAACAACTACCTGCTCGGCAACCAGCCACCGGCGTTCGATATCCTGTACTGGAATGCCGACACGACCCGGCTTCCAGCCGGTCTGCACGGCGATTACCTCGATCTCTATTTCACCAACCCGTTCGTCAACGCCACAAAGCTCACGTTGAACAGTAAGCCGATCGACATGAGCAAAACCACGGTCGACAGTTACGTGGTCGCCGGCATGACCGACCACATCACGCCTTGGAAGGGCGTGCACAAGACCGCACAGATCATGGGTGAGGGGACGACCTTCGTGCTTTCGAACAGCGGCCACCTCCAGAGCCTCATCAACCCACCGACCAATCCGAAAGCCTCCTTCATGATCGGGACGGTCCATCCATCCGGCCCGGACGCATTCGTGACCACGGCCGAGAAGCGCAAGGGAAGCTGGTGGCTCGACTGGCGCGATTGGCTGCATGCACGATCGGGCGAAGAGGTTGCGGTGGCTGCGTCATTGGGAAGCGACCGCCATCCCGTCCTTGCTGCTGCTCCGGGGACTTACGTCTTTGACTAACGATCCCGCCGGAAGAAACGGAGTCGCGGCGCCGGAGATCGAAGCGCGGCAAATCACGGTCGACGGGCAGTTGCTCCAGGTCGCCATCAGGCACAGCAGCGGCAGCGGGCCGCCGCTGTTGCTGTTCAACGGCATCGGCGCCAACTGGGAGCTAGCGAAGCCGTTCCTTGAAGCACTCACGAGCACGACGGCAATCGTCTTTGACGTGCCTGGTGTCGGCGGTTCACCCAGGCCGTTCTTGCCGTATCGCCCGTCGACACTGGCTCGGCTTGCCGCCGGCCTCGTTGCGGAGCTTGGCTACACAGAAATTGACGTCGCCGGCGTGTCTTGGGGCGGTGGAATCGCGCAGCAGTTCGCGCATCAATATCCAAAGCTGTGCCGGCGGCTGGTGCTTGCCGCGACCGCGCCCGGTTTCACGATGGTGCCGGCAAGCCCCTCGGTATTGTGGAAAATGGCGACGCCGCGCCGCTACACCGACAAGCTCTACATGAACAAGGTTGCGGCGGACATCTATGGGGGAGCCTTTCGCGACGATCCATCCTTGATTGGCCGGCATGCAGCCGCGATGCGTGGTGCGCGCAGCCTGGGCTACCTGTACCAGCTTCTCGCGATGAGCGGCTGGACCAGCCTGCCGTGGCTGTGGTCGCTGCCGCAGCCGACGCTCGTGCTGATGGGCCGCGACGATCCGCTGGTCCCTCCGGTC
This portion of the Bradyrhizobium sp. AZCC 2262 genome encodes:
- a CDS encoding fatty acid--CoA ligase: MVGRLIQTTKSAYQYPLIFKQLWHTPRVQAPDQEVVYRDLKRFTYLQIKERIGRLASALSKAGVVPGDTVGVLDWDSHRFLEAFFAIPMMGAVLQTVNVRLSPEQIAYTIDHAGASTLLVNDEFVGLLEGLKAQLPKVKRLIVMSDRPAPQTGSLSFIGEYESLLAAAAPDYDFPDFDENTQATTFYTTGTTGLPKGVYYSHRQLVLHSICGLALFGMAGTQGRFSRDDVYMPITPMFHVHAWGFPWSATLAGVKQVYPGRYEPAMLVKLIKNEGVTFTHGVPTILQMLLDAAAAENVDLTRLKMVIGGSALPKALAKRALAAGIDIFAGYGMSETGPLAAVSHVRSKDLTGDPDGEVEFRARAGIAGPLVDLRIVDTDMKSVPHDGKSAGEIVLRAPWLTQGYFNNPEGSEQLWAGGYLHTSDIAVVDANGSVHITDRIKDVIKTGGEWVSSLQIEDLITQCAGVAEAAVIGVKDEKWGERPCALVVKRSSDMNSVSDAAIKDHLKVFADQGIISKYGIPQKILFIDSIPKTSVGKINKKELRERYGDM
- a CDS encoding MaoC family dehydratase codes for the protein MGNLTLAGLNERVGQELGMSDWVTIDQPRIDTFASCTGDHQWIHVDVERSKRESPFRGPIAHGYLTLAMVAPLAMQIGVIPTDAAAGLNYGIDKVRFLAPVPTGARVRLRVVLAGLEPREGGQVIMRTQNTLEVEGSEKPALVAETLALLLPAAGARQ
- a CDS encoding alpha/beta fold hydrolase; protein product: MSTDNSEPPMEGIPEEASRNTLALNPLVGIRGQDLVDSAGVLFKAIVNEPKVAAEQWLSFLGELGSIVAGKSERAPESGDRRFSDATWKESALHGGMLKAYLAWGDAVSGFVDKTSLSDIDKTRAHLVTEILIDAVAPTNAMLTNPAAMRKFVDSGGRSVWLGLKNYFDDLTKNGGMPSMVDQSAFKVGENLATTPGAVVFRNELLELIQYSPTTPNVRKRPLVITPPQINKYYALDLSPDKSMVRFLLDSGIQVFCVSWRNPTAAHREWGLDTYVAALDEAVDAAREVTGSDDISMMGSCSGGITSTAYFATLGSAEQQKIRNMVLAVCLLDPNTADESAFGCLMTPETMRAAKETSRLRGMVDGHELARMFAWMRPNDLIWNYWVNNYLLGNQPPAFDILYWNADTTRLPAGLHGDYLDLYFTNPFVNATKLTLNSKPIDMSKTTVDSYVVAGMTDHITPWKGVHKTAQIMGEGTTFVLSNSGHLQSLINPPTNPKASFMIGTVHPSGPDAFVTTAEKRKGSWWLDWRDWLHARSGEEVAVAASLGSDRHPVLAAAPGTYVFD
- the phaZ gene encoding poly(3-hydroxyalkanoate) depolymerase yields the protein MTNDPAGRNGVAAPEIEARQITVDGQLLQVAIRHSSGSGPPLLLFNGIGANWELAKPFLEALTSTTAIVFDVPGVGGSPRPFLPYRPSTLARLAAGLVAELGYTEIDVAGVSWGGGIAQQFAHQYPKLCRRLVLAATAPGFTMVPASPSVLWKMATPRRYTDKLYMNKVAADIYGGAFRDDPSLIGRHAAAMRGARSLGYLYQLLAMSGWTSLPWLWSLPQPTLVLMGRDDPLVPPVNGHILAGLIPNAELRMIDDGHLFFVTRPAETAALIETFLADVSKQIDPSPLSRLAGRVGSLMSAIGGRRDAQAQHPTGKS